One Oleidesulfovibrio alaskensis DSM 16109 genomic region harbors:
- a CDS encoding cytochrome c maturation protein CcmE has product MPKKNSKTIYIAALLLFVGGVGYLLFSGLSQNSVYFLNVSEALAMPSGDLKSARLFGTVKAEGLQRIDEGLGVRFQIEDKDNKTRTMWVEYKGAVPDTFKPGAEVIIEGGVAPQTQMFAARTLMTKCPSKYQKENRE; this is encoded by the coding sequence ATGCCGAAAAAAAACAGCAAGACCATCTACATAGCCGCCCTGCTTCTTTTTGTGGGCGGGGTGGGATATCTGCTCTTTTCCGGCTTGTCCCAGAACAGCGTTTATTTTCTGAATGTATCAGAAGCGCTGGCCATGCCGTCCGGCGACCTGAAATCGGCGCGGCTGTTCGGCACGGTCAAGGCCGAAGGCCTGCAGCGCATAGACGAGGGACTGGGCGTCCGGTTCCAGATTGAAGACAAAGACAACAAAACGCGTACCATGTGGGTTGAGTATAAAGGCGCTGTGCCTGACACATTCAAACCCGGTGCGGAAGTAATCATAGAAGGCGGCGTTGCCCCCCAGACACAAATGTTTGCAGCACGCACGCTCATGACCAAGTGTCCCTCGAAATACCAGAAGGAAAACCGGGAATAG
- a CDS encoding heme lyase CcmF/NrfE family subunit has protein sequence MHLTGYFILSACLLLSLTLGGLSMAQAWQGRRNALHLLEKGQILVTGLMTAASLILLYGLVIFDFSNAYIASYTDRLLPVFYRLTAFWAGQAGSLLFWALCVSLSGVYFMCTQGYRVMSDGTKTYFWLFFMIIQAFFALLLTTWSNPFITVNPAPADGNGLNPLLQNPGMIFHPPLLFLGYGGFAVPGCLALAQALNRNSGNEVSWIEAGRNMTLLAWATLTAGIILGCWWSYMELGWGGYWAWDPVENASLIPWLVASGYLHTSILEQRRNKLHRTNIFLMALTTISAFFATYLVRSGVVDSLHAFGDGGVGAPLLVFIIAFTAISVIIPMLHKVEGARPLSGIASREGFLVIVAWVLMALSIIILLGTMWPVFSKFWSANPMGLEPAFYNRVCLPLFVMLSLLLVICPWLGWKEGLRSTKAAALAGGIFLALLAGFFVTGIRIPAALLGAASAVGAIAGIGILFATQPHLRRNRSSVAAYGVHIGLLLMVLGVAFSGPYKVEKEIEIAKGETVTLGDYAMTYKALYEGEGPGMIFIEAELEVAKNGKKIGTLHPQRRIYSKFSRNQYAEAATIPTLGDEPYATLLGISQDNKAVLRVSINPLVNWLWIGGTLASLFPFLGMRAVRSRRNNAAMVQEDAA, from the coding sequence ATGCACCTTACGGGGTACTTTATTCTCTCCGCCTGTCTGCTTTTGTCGCTCACTCTGGGCGGCCTGAGCATGGCGCAGGCCTGGCAGGGACGCAGAAACGCACTGCACCTGCTGGAAAAAGGGCAGATACTTGTCACGGGGCTCATGACCGCAGCTTCGCTCATCCTGCTTTACGGCCTCGTGATATTTGATTTTTCCAACGCATACATCGCCAGCTACACCGACAGGCTGCTTCCTGTCTTTTACCGGCTGACGGCATTCTGGGCAGGACAGGCAGGCTCGCTGCTGTTCTGGGCGCTGTGCGTATCGCTTTCGGGCGTGTATTTTATGTGCACACAGGGCTACAGGGTGATGTCAGACGGTACAAAAACGTACTTCTGGCTGTTTTTCATGATCATTCAGGCGTTTTTCGCCCTGCTTCTGACCACATGGAGCAACCCGTTCATCACCGTTAATCCGGCACCTGCCGACGGCAACGGGCTTAACCCGCTGCTGCAGAACCCGGGCATGATATTCCACCCGCCGCTGCTCTTTCTGGGCTACGGCGGATTTGCCGTACCGGGCTGTCTGGCACTGGCGCAGGCACTTAACAGAAACTCGGGTAATGAGGTTTCGTGGATCGAAGCCGGCCGCAATATGACCCTGCTGGCCTGGGCCACACTTACGGCAGGCATCATTCTGGGGTGCTGGTGGTCCTATATGGAACTGGGATGGGGCGGCTACTGGGCATGGGACCCTGTGGAAAACGCATCTCTCATCCCGTGGCTTGTGGCTTCGGGCTATCTGCACACATCCATTTTGGAACAACGCCGTAACAAGCTGCACAGAACAAACATATTCCTGATGGCGCTCACGACCATCTCGGCATTTTTCGCCACTTACCTTGTCCGCAGCGGAGTCGTGGACTCGCTGCATGCCTTCGGTGACGGCGGAGTGGGGGCGCCTCTGCTCGTGTTCATCATCGCCTTTACAGCGATTTCCGTCATCATCCCCATGCTGCACAAGGTGGAAGGCGCCCGTCCTCTTTCGGGCATTGCCAGCCGCGAAGGTTTTCTTGTCATTGTGGCGTGGGTGCTTATGGCGCTCAGCATCATCATACTGCTGGGCACCATGTGGCCGGTGTTTTCCAAATTCTGGAGCGCCAACCCCATGGGGTTGGAACCCGCCTTCTATAACAGAGTCTGTCTGCCGCTGTTTGTCATGCTTTCGCTGCTGCTGGTCATCTGTCCCTGGCTGGGATGGAAAGAAGGCCTGCGCAGTACAAAAGCAGCAGCGCTGGCGGGGGGCATTTTTCTGGCCCTGCTTGCAGGCTTCTTTGTGACCGGCATACGCATTCCGGCCGCGCTGCTGGGTGCCGCCAGTGCCGTGGGCGCCATTGCGGGCATAGGCATACTCTTTGCCACCCAGCCGCATCTGCGGCGCAACCGCTCATCCGTTGCGGCCTACGGTGTGCACATCGGGCTGCTGCTCATGGTGCTGGGCGTGGCTTTTTCCGGCCCGTACAAGGTGGAAAAAGAAATAGAAATCGCCAAGGGTGAAACAGTGACTCTGGGCGACTACGCCATGACCTACAAGGCGCTGTACGAAGGCGAAGGCCCCGGTATGATTTTTATCGAAGCCGAGCTGGAAGTAGCCAAAAACGGTAAAAAGATAGGCACCCTGCACCCGCAGCGGCGCATATACAGCAAGTTCAGCAGAAACCAGTATGCCGAAGCGGCAACCATCCCTACGCTGGGTGATGAACCGTACGCCACGCTGCTCGGTATCTCGCAGGACAACAAAGCCGTGCTGCGTGTCAGCATCAACCCGCTGGTCAACTGGCTGTGGATAGGCGGCACGCTGGCCAGCCTGTTCCCCTTC